In a single window of the Photobacterium profundum SS9 genome:
- the agaV gene encoding PTS N-acetylgalactosamine transporter subunit IIB has protein sequence MPNIVLSRIDERLVHGQVGVQWVGFADANIVVVVNDEVANDEIQQNLMEMVLADGIAIRFWTVQKTINTIHKAADRQRILLVCRTPRDFRQLVEGGVPITKINIGNMHYAEGKKQIYKTVSVDAEDITEFEKLKALGVNCTIQGVPTEGATDLFTLI, from the coding sequence ATGCCAAATATCGTTTTAAGTCGAATAGATGAACGCTTAGTCCACGGCCAAGTAGGCGTGCAATGGGTAGGTTTTGCTGATGCAAATATTGTTGTCGTGGTTAACGACGAAGTCGCGAACGATGAAATCCAACAAAACCTAATGGAAATGGTACTGGCTGATGGCATTGCCATCCGTTTTTGGACAGTGCAAAAAACCATCAACACCATTCACAAAGCCGCCGACCGCCAGCGTATTTTATTAGTTTGTCGTACGCCTCGCGATTTCCGTCAATTGGTCGAAGGAGGTGTGCCTATCACCAAGATCAACATCGGCAATATGCACTACGCCGAAGGGAAAAAACAAATTTATAAAACTGTTTCAGTTGATGCTGAAGATATAACGGAATTTGAAAAGCTAAAAGCACTAGGGGTGAATTGCACAATACAAGGTGTACCCACTGAAGGTGCTACCGACCTCTTTACTCTTATTTGA
- the agaE gene encoding PTS N-acetylgalactosamine transporter subunit IID, with the protein MESNVSNELDLRTAQLADVQPAPSAAQDEYENKEIGAELNKSDINRMVWRSLLLQASFNFERMQASGWLYGLLPALKKIHTNKADLSKAMQGHMGFFNTHPFLVTFVMGIVLAMERSKQNVSSIQSTKIAVGAPMGGIGDAMFWLTLLPICGGIGADLALQGSIMGAVFFIVLFNVVHFGLRFGLAHYAYRMGVAAIPMIKANTKKVGHAASVVGMTVIGALVATYVRLSTTAEITAGDAVVKLQADVIDKLMPAFLPLLYTLAMYALVKRGWSPIKLIGITVILGVSGRFMGFL; encoded by the coding sequence ATGGAATCTAATGTAAGTAACGAACTTGACCTTCGTACAGCCCAACTTGCCGATGTACAACCAGCTCCTAGTGCCGCTCAAGATGAGTATGAAAACAAAGAAATTGGAGCAGAGTTAAACAAATCAGACATCAACCGCATGGTTTGGCGTTCTTTGTTATTGCAAGCATCATTTAACTTTGAGCGTATGCAGGCATCAGGTTGGCTTTACGGTTTATTACCCGCACTGAAGAAAATCCACACCAATAAAGCGGATCTTTCTAAAGCGATGCAAGGCCACATGGGCTTCTTCAATACGCACCCATTTTTGGTGACCTTTGTGATGGGCATTGTACTTGCAATGGAACGCTCTAAGCAGAACGTCAGCAGTATCCAAAGTACCAAAATTGCCGTTGGTGCACCAATGGGCGGTATCGGTGATGCAATGTTCTGGCTCACCCTACTACCTATCTGCGGAGGTATTGGCGCTGACCTTGCGTTGCAAGGATCCATCATGGGTGCTGTGTTCTTCATCGTACTGTTTAACGTTGTGCATTTTGGCCTCCGCTTCGGCCTTGCTCACTATGCCTACCGTATGGGTGTTGCAGCCATCCCAATGATTAAGGCAAACACCAAGAAAGTTGGCCACGCAGCTTCTGTTGTCGGTATGACGGTGATCGGCGCACTGGTTGCTACCTACGTTCGCCTGTCAACAACCGCAGAAATCACAGCTGGTGATGCAGTAGTTAAATTGCAGGCAGATGTTATCGATAAACTGATGCCAGCATTTCTACCATTGCTTTACACCCTCGCGATGTATGCGTTAGTGAAACGTGGTTGGAGCCCAATAAAACTTATTGGTATCACTGTGATACTGGGTGTTTCTGGGCGTTTCATGGGCTTCTTATAA
- the agaW gene encoding PTS N-acetylgalactosamine transporter subunit IIC encodes MEIGFLQALMLGILAFFAGLDLFNGLTHFHRPVVLGPLVGFILGDLQTGILVGGTLELIWMGLAPLAGAQPPNVIIGTIVGTTFAISTSVEPNVAVGVAVPFAVAVQMGITLLFSAMSAVMSKCDEYAQNADTDGIERVNYFALAVLGTFYFLCAFLPVYLGAEHAGAIVETLPKELVDGLGVAGGIMPAIGFAVLMKIMMKNVYIPYFILGFVAAAWLQLPILAIAAAATAMAVIDFMRKSEPTPVTAPAEDLEDGI; translated from the coding sequence ATGGAAATAGGATTCTTACAGGCATTGATGCTCGGCATCTTAGCCTTCTTTGCTGGCCTTGACTTGTTCAATGGCTTAACCCACTTTCACCGCCCTGTCGTATTAGGGCCTCTGGTCGGCTTCATTCTAGGCGACTTGCAAACCGGTATCTTAGTTGGAGGGACGTTAGAGCTAATTTGGATGGGTCTAGCCCCTCTAGCTGGTGCTCAGCCACCTAACGTGATTATCGGTACGATCGTAGGTACCACTTTTGCAATCAGCACCAGCGTTGAGCCAAACGTGGCGGTAGGTGTAGCTGTACCTTTCGCGGTCGCGGTACAAATGGGGATCACACTCCTGTTCTCAGCAATGTCAGCAGTAATGTCTAAATGTGATGAGTATGCACAAAACGCTGATACTGACGGCATCGAGCGCGTCAACTACTTTGCGCTAGCAGTACTCGGTACCTTCTATTTCCTATGTGCATTTTTACCCGTTTACCTTGGCGCAGAACACGCAGGAGCCATTGTTGAAACCCTACCGAAAGAGCTTGTCGACGGTTTAGGCGTAGCAGGCGGCATCATGCCAGCGATTGGTTTCGCGGTACTAATGAAAATCATGATGAAAAACGTCTACATCCCTTACTTTATTCTAGGTTTTGTTGCTGCTGCGTGGCTTCAACTACCCATCCTCGCAATTGCTGCTGCAGCAACAGCCATGGCGGTAATTGACTTCATGCGTAAATCTGAACCTACACCTGTCACTGCACCTGCTGAGGATCTTGAAGATGGAATCTAA